The Oncorhynchus clarkii lewisi isolate Uvic-CL-2024 chromosome 31, UVic_Ocla_1.0, whole genome shotgun sequence genome includes the window gaatgaaaaaatatTTACAGCCGTTTTCCCTCCTCCCTCAACTCCATTCCTCTCCACCCAACACTaaacccctccctcctctattcAACACTCTCCACCCAACACTTGGGCGGTCTTTCATCTCTCCCTTATCAGTTGAGTGTGAAGCCAAATATTGACAGAACAGATACCACTCTCCTAGTCTAGGTACCACTCTGTTAAGCTATCCTTCCAACCCTTGTCATATGCCAAAGATAGATTTTTGGTACAAGGAGTGTAAATGTTAGCTAAACAGAGCAAGCAGGCTACTGCTCTGCTGCCCCAAACTCTGTGCTACTGAAAATAAACTCCTTGACAAGAGCCATCAGATTTCAGACATACTGcatctctcgctcttcctctgccgttttcacctctctcctcctctatttgaGGTCGATAAAGCGAATGTCCATGATGAGCAGTGTGTGTCTGGGGAGGGGTCTTGGGGCGGGCGAGAGCACAGTCATCACCTGTGCCTGTGTGTCCACGTTagtcaccacaatgaacccacacACCGGGCTCTCCAGCAAGCCCCTGCGCACCCCCCCagccacctcctccccctcatcgGCACAGCTTACGCTCAGTACGTGGTGCGTGAGATCGCGACCTGGGGTCACAGGGACAAGCTTCAGCTGGGTATCGTCCTGCGACATCCCCAGAGGAAGGCACGAATCGGGGATGGATGGCGCTCCGATCTTGTAGATGCGCACGTCAGAAAAGCGCACGTCGAAGGCGTGAGGGTAGAACGAGACACCGCGGAAACCGTAGAAGTACTCCCGGATCTTGTCGTCCCGAGCCTCGCGCCGGCAGTCTTTGGAGCGCTCCACGACCCCTCCGGATTTGGGTAACAGCACGACTCGGACGAAATGCGGCAGGTCCCGCTTCAGCTCGTTGTAGAGCCTCTCCTGGTCCAGCACCAGAACCACATCCACCTCGAAGGCTGAGGCGCAGTGGACCAGGGCCTGGTAGCCAGAACCCTTTACCCATCCACAGGTGTTGATGATGCAGCCGCCCACACTGGCTTTCCTGTTCACCTCACAGCGCTGGGAAAACACCTCAGCCAGACATGATGTCaactaggagagagggagagagaaagagagaaatggatgGGGAA containing:
- the LOC139390718 gene encoding polyribonucleotide 5'-hydroxyl-kinase Clp1; translated protein: MATEGPEKTGEEAAGAGAGAGGGGTRFDLEKETELRFEVEAGEKVQLELLTGLAEVFGSELNRNKKYTFPPGSKIAVFTWQGCSVSLSGKTEVAYVSKDTPMLLYLNTHAALEQMRRQAERDNERGPRVMVVGPTDVGKSTVCRLLLSYAVRLGRRPTLVELDVGQSGVSVPGTMSALCIERPADVEEGYSVQAPLVYHFGSTTPGTNIKLYNKLTSCLAEVFSQRCEVNRKASVGGCIINTCGWVKGSGYQALVHCASAFEVDVVLVLDQERLYNELKRDLPHFVRVVLLPKSGGVVERSKDCRREARDDKIREYFYGFRGVSFYPHAFDVRFSDVRIYKIGAPSIPDSCLPLGMSQDDTQLKLVPVTPGRDLTHHVLSVSCADEGEEVAGGVRRGLLESPVCGFIVVTNVDTQAQVMTVLSPAPRPLPRHTLLIMDIRFIDLK